One window of the Klebsiella sp. WP3-W18-ESBL-02 genome contains the following:
- the cutC gene encoding copper homeostasis protein CutC — MALLEICCYSTECAVIAQQNGADRIELCAAPLEGGLTPSYGVLRATRQRVTIPVHPIIRPRGGDFCYTDGEFAAMLEDVRQIRSLGYPGFVIGVLNPEGQVDVPRMRQIMVAAGPLAVTFHRAFDMCANPLQAADVLADLGVARVLTSGQQPSAEKGISLIRELIAREGTPTIMAGAGVRASNLSLFLEAGVKEVHSSAGQWLPSEMRYRNPGLSMSTDPDADEYSRYAVDGAAVAAMSAIVARHE, encoded by the coding sequence ATGGCATTGCTGGAGATCTGCTGTTACAGCACGGAATGCGCGGTGATCGCGCAGCAGAACGGGGCCGATCGCATTGAACTGTGCGCCGCGCCGCTGGAGGGCGGGCTGACGCCGTCGTACGGTGTCCTGAGAGCGACGCGCCAGCGGGTGACGATTCCCGTGCATCCCATTATCCGCCCGCGCGGCGGCGATTTTTGCTACACCGACGGTGAGTTTGCCGCCATGCTGGAAGACGTTCGTCAGATTCGCTCGCTGGGCTACCCCGGTTTTGTGATTGGCGTGCTCAACCCCGAAGGGCAGGTTGACGTGCCGCGTATGCGGCAAATTATGGTAGCGGCAGGGCCGCTGGCGGTGACGTTCCACCGCGCGTTTGATATGTGTGCCAATCCTTTGCAAGCCGCTGATGTATTGGCAGATTTAGGCGTTGCCCGGGTGTTGACTTCTGGTCAGCAGCCGTCGGCCGAAAAAGGTATTTCATTAATTCGGGAACTTATTGCCCGAGAGGGTACTCCAACCATTATGGCGGGTGCAGGTGTGAGGGCGAGCAACCTTTCGCTCTTCCTGGAAGCAGGCGTCAAAGAAGTGCACAGTTCAGCCGGGCAATGGTTGCCCTCCGAAATGCGTTATCGCAATCCCGGACTGTCAATGTCAACGGATCCTGACGCTGATGAGTATTCACGTTATGCCGTCGACGGTGCGGCCGTAGCCGCAATGAGTGCGATCGTCGCGCGTCATGAGTAG
- the cmoB gene encoding tRNA 5-methoxyuridine(34)/uridine 5-oxyacetic acid(34) synthase CmoB, with amino-acid sequence MIEFGNFYQQIAKSPLSHWLETLPAQIGAWQRDQHGLFKQWSNAVEFLPEIQPWKLDLLHSVTAESETPLSEGQIKRIDTLMRNLMPWRKGPFSLYGVNIDTEWRSDWKWDRVLPHLSDLSGRTILDVGCGSGYHMWRMIGAGAHLAVGIDPTQLFLCQFEAVRKLLGNDQRAHLLPLGIEQLPALKAFDTVFSMGVLYHRRSPLEHLWQLKDQLVNDGELVLETLVVDGDENTVLVPGDRYAQMRNVYFIPSAPALKNWLEKCGFVDVRIVDMNVTSTEEQRRTEWMVTESLADFLNPNDPTKTIEGYPAPLRAVLIARKP; translated from the coding sequence ATGATCGAGTTCGGTAATTTCTATCAGCAAATCGCCAAAAGCCCCCTTTCTCACTGGCTGGAAACGCTGCCCGCACAGATTGGCGCCTGGCAGCGCGATCAGCACGGGCTGTTTAAACAGTGGTCCAACGCGGTCGAGTTCCTGCCGGAAATCCAGCCGTGGAAGCTGGATCTGCTGCACAGCGTCACCGCCGAGAGCGAAACGCCGCTCAGCGAAGGTCAGATCAAACGGATTGACACCTTGATGCGCAACCTGATGCCGTGGCGCAAAGGGCCGTTTTCGCTGTACGGCGTCAATATCGATACCGAATGGCGCTCCGACTGGAAATGGGATCGCGTCCTGCCGCACCTGTCTGATCTGAGCGGTCGAACCATTCTTGACGTGGGCTGTGGCAGCGGTTACCACATGTGGCGGATGATCGGCGCGGGTGCCCATCTGGCGGTTGGCATCGATCCCACCCAGCTATTCCTGTGCCAGTTTGAAGCCGTGCGTAAACTGCTCGGCAACGATCAGCGTGCGCATCTGCTGCCGCTCGGCATTGAGCAGCTTCCGGCGCTGAAAGCGTTTGATACCGTCTTCTCCATGGGCGTGCTCTACCATCGCCGCTCGCCGCTGGAGCATCTCTGGCAGCTTAAAGATCAGCTGGTGAACGACGGTGAACTGGTGCTGGAAACGCTGGTGGTTGACGGTGATGAAAACACGGTGCTGGTGCCGGGCGACCGCTACGCGCAGATGCGTAACGTTTACTTTATTCCCTCTGCCCCTGCGCTGAAAAACTGGCTGGAAAAATGTGGGTTTGTCGATGTGCGTATCGTCGATATGAACGTTACCTCAACCGAAGAACAGCGTCGTACCGAATGGATGGTCACCGAATCGCTGGCCGATTTCCTCAACCCGAACGATCCGACCAAAACCATCGAAGGCTATCCTGCGCCGCTGCGCGCGGTGTTGATTGCGCGTAAGCCGTAA
- the cmoA gene encoding carboxy-S-adenosyl-L-methionine synthase CmoA: MSDRDTLFSAPIAHLGDWTFDERVAEVFPDMIQRSVPGYSNIISMIGMLAERFVQPGSQVYDLGCSLGAATLSIRRNIAHGDCRIVAVDNSPAMIERCRRHIDAYKAPTPVDVIEGDIRDIDIQNASMVVLNFTVQFLEPAERQTLLNKIYQGLNPGGALVLSEKFSFEDATVGELLFNMHHDFKRANGYSELEISQKRSMLENVMLTDSVEVHKARLRQAGFEHSELWFQCFNFGSLVALKAGSPA, encoded by the coding sequence ATGTCTGACCGCGACACGCTATTTTCTGCCCCGATCGCCCATCTTGGCGACTGGACTTTCGACGAACGGGTAGCCGAAGTCTTCCCGGATATGATCCAACGTTCCGTACCGGGCTACTCAAATATTATCTCCATGATTGGCATGCTGGCCGAGCGCTTCGTACAGCCGGGTTCGCAGGTCTATGACCTGGGATGCTCGCTGGGCGCGGCCACGCTTTCTATTCGTCGCAACATCGCCCACGGCGACTGCCGCATCGTTGCCGTTGATAACTCCCCGGCGATGATCGAACGCTGCCGCCGCCATATCGATGCCTACAAAGCGCCGACGCCGGTCGACGTCATCGAAGGCGATATTCGCGATATCGACATTCAAAATGCCTCCATGGTGGTGCTGAACTTCACCGTTCAGTTCCTCGAGCCCGCAGAACGTCAGACGTTGCTCAATAAAATTTATCAGGGGCTGAATCCGGGCGGCGCGTTGGTGCTGTCGGAAAAATTCAGCTTCGAAGACGCCACCGTCGGCGAACTGCTGTTCAACATGCATCATGACTTTAAACGGGCTAACGGCTACAGCGAGCTGGAAATCAGCCAGAAGCGCAGCATGCTGGAAAACGTCATGTTAACTGACTCCGTTGAAGTGCATAAAGCGCGTCTGCGCCAGGCCGGTTTCGAACACAGCGAACTGTGGTTCCAGTGCTTTAATTTCGGCTCTCTCGTAGCGCTTAAGGCGGGTAGCCCGGCATGA
- a CDS encoding MAPEG family protein translates to MVSALYAVLAALLLIKFSFDVVRLRMLYRVAYGDGGFSELQSAIRIHGNAVEYIPIGVVLLLFMEMNGAETWMVHLCGLLLLAGRLMHYYGFHHRLFRWRRSGMSATYISLLLMVLANLWYMPWELVFSLR, encoded by the coding sequence ATGGTTAGCGCGCTGTATGCCGTCCTGGCGGCATTGTTGCTGATAAAGTTTTCCTTTGATGTCGTTCGTCTGCGTATGCTTTACCGCGTTGCCTACGGCGACGGAGGGTTTAGCGAGCTTCAGAGCGCAATCCGCATTCACGGCAATGCGGTGGAATATATTCCGATTGGCGTTGTTCTGCTGCTGTTTATGGAAATGAACGGTGCTGAAACCTGGATGGTACACCTTTGCGGCCTGCTGCTGCTCGCCGGGCGCCTGATGCACTACTACGGCTTCCATCATCGGCTGTTCCGCTGGCGCCGTTCGGGAATGAGTGCAACCTACATTTCACTGTTGCTAATGGTGCTGGCGAACCTTTGGTATATGCCGTGGGAGTTGGTTTTCTCCCTTCGTTAG
- a CDS encoding DUF72 domain-containing protein, translating into MIYVGLPQWSHPKWVRLGITSLEQYARHFNCVEGNTTLYALPKAEIVARWQAQTDDHFRFCFKFPATISHQAALRQCDDLTQEFFQRLSPLAGRIGQYWLQLPATFGPRDLPALWAFLDGLPKDFHYGVEVRHPGFFSKGEEERLLNRGLHERGVNRVILDSRPVHAAVAHNAAVIEAQRKKPKVPVHAVVTASQPMVRFIGSDNMAQNLAMFTPWLEKLPLWQQTTTPYLFLHTPDIAQAPELVDTLWNTLRAALPDLGDAPAIPQQSSLF; encoded by the coding sequence ATGATTTATGTCGGGCTTCCCCAATGGTCGCATCCGAAATGGGTGCGCCTGGGTATCACCAGCCTTGAACAGTATGCCCGTCATTTTAACTGTGTGGAGGGCAATACGACCCTCTACGCCCTGCCTAAAGCCGAGATCGTCGCCCGCTGGCAGGCGCAAACGGACGATCATTTTCGCTTCTGCTTTAAATTTCCGGCAACCATTTCACACCAGGCCGCGCTTCGCCAGTGTGACGATCTCACGCAGGAATTTTTCCAACGCCTGTCGCCGCTCGCCGGGCGTATCGGCCAGTACTGGTTGCAGCTTCCCGCAACCTTCGGCCCGCGCGATCTTCCCGCGCTATGGGCTTTTCTCGATGGTCTGCCGAAAGATTTTCATTACGGTGTGGAAGTGCGCCATCCCGGCTTTTTCAGTAAAGGCGAGGAAGAACGGTTGCTGAACCGCGGCCTGCACGAACGTGGCGTTAACCGCGTTATCCTCGATAGCCGCCCGGTGCATGCCGCAGTGGCACATAACGCAGCCGTGATAGAAGCTCAGCGCAAAAAGCCCAAAGTGCCGGTACACGCCGTCGTCACCGCCAGCCAGCCGATGGTGCGCTTTATCGGCAGCGACAACATGGCGCAAAATCTGGCGATGTTTACGCCATGGCTGGAAAAGTTGCCGCTGTGGCAGCAGACCACCACGCCCTACCTGTTCCTGCACACGCCGGATATTGCTCAGGCGCCGGAGCTGGTCGATACCCTGTGGAATACGCTTCGCGCCGCCCTCCCCGACCTCGGCGATGCGCCGGCAATTCCACAACAATCTTCTCTTTTCTGA
- a CDS encoding hydrolase, giving the protein MLNLDAKKTALVVIDLQEGILPFAGGPHTADDVVARAARLAEKCRAVAAPVVLVRVGWSADFGEALKQPVDAPAPAKALPDNWWTYPAALGKQGSDIEVTKRQWGAFYGTDLEMQLRRRGIENIILCGISTNIGVESTARNAWELGFNLVIAEDACSAFNNDQHQSSLSYIFPRIARVRSTEAILAAL; this is encoded by the coding sequence ATGCTGAATTTAGACGCCAAAAAAACCGCCCTTGTGGTGATTGACCTGCAGGAAGGCATTCTGCCCTTTGCCGGCGGCCCGCATACCGCTGACGACGTGGTCGCACGCGCGGCGCGTCTGGCCGAGAAATGCCGCGCCGTCGCCGCGCCGGTGGTGTTAGTTCGCGTGGGCTGGTCCGCCGATTTTGGCGAAGCGTTAAAGCAGCCGGTTGACGCCCCGGCCCCGGCAAAAGCGCTGCCGGATAACTGGTGGACCTACCCGGCCGCGCTGGGTAAACAGGGCAGCGATATCGAAGTGACTAAACGCCAGTGGGGCGCATTTTACGGTACCGACCTTGAAATGCAGCTGCGTCGTCGCGGTATTGAGAACATCATCCTGTGCGGGATCTCAACCAATATCGGCGTGGAGTCGACCGCGCGTAACGCCTGGGAGCTGGGCTTTAACCTGGTCATAGCCGAAGACGCGTGCAGCGCGTTTAACAACGATCAGCATCAGAGCAGCCTGTCCTATATTTTCCCGCGCATTGCGCGCGTTCGCAGCACCGAAGCGATCCTGGCCGCGCTATGA
- the aspS gene encoding aspartate--tRNA ligase, producing the protein MRTEYCGQLRQSHVGQQVTLCGWVNRRRDLGSLIFIDMRDREGIVQVFFDPDRADALKLASELRNEFCIQVTGTVRARDEKNINADMATGAIEVLASDLTIINRSESLPLDSNHVNTEEARLKYRYLDLRRPEMAQRLKTRAKITSFVRRFMDDHGFLDIETPMLTKATPEGARDYLVPSRVHKGKFYALPQSPQLFKQLLMMSGFDRYYQIVKCFRDEDLRADRQPEFTQIDVETSFMTAPQVREVMEALVRQLWLEIKGVDLGDFPIMTFAEAERRYGSDKPDLRNPMELVDVADLVKDVEFAVFSGPANDPKGRVAALRVPGGASLTRKLIDEYGNFVKIYGAKGLAYIKVTERAKGMEGINSPVAKFLTADIVEAILERTGAQDGDMVFFGADNKKVVADAMGALRLKLGKDLNLTDESMWAPLWVIDFPMFEDDGEGGLTAMHHPFTSPKDMTADELKAAPEDAVANAYDMVINGYEVGGGSVRIHRGDMQQTVFGILGINEQEQREKFGFLLDALKYGTPPHAGLAFGLDRLTMLLTGTDNIRDVIAFPKTTAAACLMTEAPSFANPASLGELGIQVIAKEPKESAENK; encoded by the coding sequence ATGCGTACAGAATATTGCGGACAGCTTCGACAGTCCCACGTTGGGCAGCAGGTGACTCTGTGTGGTTGGGTCAACCGCCGTCGTGATCTCGGTAGCCTCATTTTTATCGATATGCGCGACCGTGAAGGCATCGTTCAGGTGTTCTTCGATCCGGATCGTGCGGATGCGTTGAAGTTAGCCTCTGAACTGCGTAATGAGTTCTGCATTCAGGTTACCGGCACCGTTCGCGCGCGTGATGAAAAGAACATCAACGCGGACATGGCGACCGGCGCTATCGAAGTGCTTGCTTCTGACCTGACGATCATTAACCGTTCAGAATCGCTGCCGCTGGACTCAAACCATGTCAACACCGAAGAAGCGCGTCTGAAGTACCGCTACCTCGACCTGCGTCGTCCGGAAATGGCTCAGCGCCTGAAAACCCGCGCGAAAATCACCAGCTTCGTGCGCCGTTTCATGGACGATCACGGTTTCCTCGATATCGAAACCCCGATGCTGACCAAAGCGACCCCGGAAGGTGCGCGCGACTACCTGGTACCGTCCCGCGTACATAAAGGTAAATTCTACGCGCTGCCGCAGTCTCCTCAGCTGTTTAAACAGCTGCTGATGATGTCCGGCTTCGACCGCTACTATCAGATCGTAAAATGCTTCCGTGACGAAGACCTGCGCGCCGACCGTCAGCCGGAATTCACCCAGATCGACGTGGAAACCTCCTTCATGACCGCACCGCAGGTGCGTGAAGTGATGGAAGCGCTGGTGCGTCAGCTGTGGCTGGAAATCAAAGGTGTCGATCTGGGCGATTTCCCGATCATGACCTTTGCTGAAGCCGAGCGTCGCTATGGTTCCGATAAACCGGACCTGCGTAACCCGATGGAACTGGTTGACGTTGCCGATCTGGTGAAAGACGTTGAGTTTGCGGTCTTCTCCGGCCCGGCGAACGATCCGAAAGGCCGCGTTGCCGCACTGCGCGTACCGGGCGGGGCGTCTCTGACCCGTAAGCTGATTGACGAATACGGCAACTTTGTGAAGATCTATGGCGCGAAAGGCCTGGCCTACATCAAAGTGACCGAACGTGCTAAAGGCATGGAAGGCATCAACAGCCCAGTGGCCAAATTCCTGACTGCGGACATCGTGGAAGCGATTCTTGAACGTACTGGCGCGCAGGATGGCGACATGGTGTTCTTCGGCGCCGACAATAAAAAAGTGGTGGCCGATGCGATGGGCGCGCTGCGCCTCAAGCTGGGCAAAGATCTTAACCTGACTGACGAGTCCATGTGGGCGCCGCTGTGGGTTATCGACTTCCCGATGTTTGAAGACGACGGTGAAGGCGGCCTGACCGCGATGCACCACCCGTTCACCTCGCCGAAAGACATGACCGCCGATGAGCTGAAAGCAGCGCCGGAAGATGCCGTGGCGAATGCTTACGACATGGTCATCAACGGCTATGAAGTGGGCGGCGGTTCCGTGCGTATCCACCGTGGCGATATGCAACAGACCGTGTTCGGTATTCTGGGCATTAACGAACAGGAACAGCGTGAGAAATTCGGCTTCCTGCTCGACGCCCTGAAATACGGCACGCCGCCGCACGCGGGCCTGGCGTTTGGTCTGGACCGTCTGACCATGCTGCTGACCGGCACCGACAACATCCGCGACGTTATCGCTTTCCCGAAAACGACCGCGGCTGCCTGTCTGATGACCGAAGCACCAAGCTTCGCGAACCCGGCTTCGCTGGGTGAACTGGGTATTCAGGTTATTGCGAAAGAGCCGAAAGAGTCGGCGGAGAATAAGTAA
- the nudB gene encoding dihydroneopterin triphosphate diphosphatase, with product MSFKRPVSILVVIYAQDSKRVLMLQRRDDPDFWQSVTGSIEEGETASQAAMREVKEEVTIDVVSEQLTLMDCQRTVEFEIFQHLRHRYAPGVERNTESWFCLALPHEREVVFTEHLAYQWLDAPAAAALTKSWSNRQAIEEFVINAA from the coding sequence ATGTCATTCAAGCGACCCGTTTCTATTCTGGTGGTCATTTACGCCCAGGACAGTAAACGGGTGCTGATGTTGCAGCGACGCGATGACCCTGACTTCTGGCAGTCGGTCACCGGCAGTATAGAGGAAGGGGAAACCGCGTCGCAGGCCGCCATGCGTGAAGTAAAGGAAGAGGTCACCATTGATGTTGTGTCTGAGCAACTGACCTTGATGGACTGTCAACGCACGGTGGAGTTTGAAATTTTTCAACATTTACGTCATCGCTATGCCCCTGGCGTCGAACGCAATACGGAATCGTGGTTCTGTCTTGCGCTTCCTCACGAACGGGAAGTGGTGTTCACCGAACACCTGGCTTACCAATGGCTCGATGCGCCCGCTGCGGCGGCGCTCACCAAGTCGTGGAGCAACCGGCAGGCGATTGAAGAATTTGTCATTAACGCTGCCTGA
- a CDS encoding YebC/PmpR family DNA-binding transcriptional regulator yields the protein MAGHSKWANTRHRKAAQDAKRGKIFTKIIRELVTAAKLGGGDPDANPRLRAAVDKALANNMTRDTLNRAIARGVGGDEDSNMETIIYEGYGPGGTAVMIECLSDNRNRTVAEVRHAFSKTGGNLGTDGSVAYLFSKKGVISFEQGDEDVIMEAALEAGAEDVVTFDDGAIDVYTAWEEMGKVRDALEAAGLKADAAEVSMIPSTKADMDAETAPKLMRLIDMLEDCDDVQEVYHNGEISDEVAATLE from the coding sequence ATGGCAGGTCATAGTAAATGGGCCAACACCAGACATCGTAAAGCCGCGCAGGATGCGAAGCGCGGCAAAATCTTCACCAAGATCATTCGTGAGCTGGTGACGGCGGCCAAACTGGGCGGCGGCGATCCGGATGCGAACCCACGTCTGCGTGCAGCGGTAGATAAAGCCCTGGCCAACAACATGACGCGCGATACCCTGAACCGCGCTATCGCGCGCGGTGTGGGCGGTGATGAAGATTCCAACATGGAAACCATCATCTATGAAGGCTACGGTCCTGGCGGCACCGCGGTGATGATTGAGTGCCTGTCTGACAACCGTAACCGTACCGTTGCGGAAGTACGTCATGCGTTCAGCAAAACCGGCGGCAACCTGGGTACCGACGGTTCTGTCGCGTATCTGTTCAGCAAAAAAGGCGTGATCTCCTTTGAACAGGGCGACGAAGACGTCATCATGGAAGCGGCGCTGGAAGCCGGTGCTGAAGATGTGGTGACCTTCGACGACGGCGCGATTGACGTCTATACCGCGTGGGAAGAGATGGGTAAAGTGCGTGATGCGCTGGAAGCGGCTGGTCTGAAAGCCGACGCGGCGGAAGTGTCCATGATTCCATCGACCAAAGCCGATATGGATGCGGAAACAGCGCCGAAGCTGATGCGTCTGATCGACATGCTGGAAGACTGTGACGACGTTCAGGAAGTCTATCACAACGGCGAAATCTCTGACGAGGTTGCTGCTACCTTAGAATGA
- the ruvC gene encoding crossover junction endodeoxyribonuclease RuvC, whose translation MSIILGIDPGSRITGYGVIRQVGRQLTYLGSGCIRTKVDDLPSRLKLIYAGVTEIITQFQPDYFAIEQVFMAKNADSALKLGQARGVAIVAATNQELPVFEYAARQVKQTVVGIGSAEKSQVQHMVRTLLKLPANPQADAADALAIAITHCHVSQNAMQVSDARLNLARGRLR comes from the coding sequence ATGTCTATTATTCTCGGCATTGACCCGGGGTCACGCATCACCGGTTATGGTGTCATTCGCCAGGTGGGTCGCCAGTTGACCTATCTTGGCAGCGGATGCATCCGCACTAAAGTTGACGATCTGCCGTCGCGTCTGAAGCTGATTTACGCAGGCGTGACGGAGATCATCACGCAGTTCCAGCCGGACTACTTCGCTATCGAGCAGGTCTTTATGGCGAAAAACGCCGATTCGGCGCTCAAACTAGGGCAGGCGCGCGGCGTGGCGATTGTAGCCGCCACCAACCAGGAACTGCCGGTTTTTGAGTATGCGGCTCGCCAGGTCAAACAGACGGTGGTGGGTATCGGTAGCGCGGAAAAAAGCCAGGTACAGCATATGGTGCGAACGCTGCTCAAGCTGCCCGCCAACCCGCAGGCGGATGCCGCGGATGCGCTGGCGATTGCCATTACCCATTGCCATGTCAGCCAGAATGCCATGCAGGTGAGCGATGCAAGGCTGAATTTAGCGCGTGGACGGCTGCGATAA
- the ruvA gene encoding Holliday junction branch migration protein RuvA, translating to MIGRLRGIILEKQPPLVLLETGGVGYEVHMPMTCFYELPEAGQEAIVFTHFVVREDAQLLYGFNNKQERTLFKELIKTNGVGPKLALAILSGMSAQQFVNAVEREELGALVKLPGIGKKTAERLIVEMKDRFKGLHGDLFTPAADLVLTSPAGPESDDAEQEAVAALVALGYKPQEASRMVSKIARPDASSETLIREALRAAL from the coding sequence GTGATAGGCAGACTCAGAGGCATCATTCTCGAAAAACAACCCCCGTTGGTCCTTCTGGAGACCGGCGGCGTCGGCTATGAAGTGCATATGCCCATGACCTGTTTTTACGAGCTGCCGGAGGCCGGGCAGGAGGCGATCGTCTTCACCCACTTTGTGGTGCGTGAAGATGCCCAACTGCTGTACGGCTTTAACAACAAACAGGAACGGACCCTGTTTAAAGAGCTGATTAAAACCAACGGCGTCGGCCCGAAGCTGGCGCTGGCCATCCTGTCGGGCATGTCGGCGCAGCAGTTTGTCAACGCGGTGGAACGTGAAGAGCTTGGCGCGCTGGTCAAGCTGCCGGGGATTGGCAAGAAAACCGCCGAGCGCCTGATTGTCGAAATGAAAGACCGCTTCAAAGGGCTGCATGGCGATCTGTTTACCCCTGCCGCCGATCTGGTGCTGACTTCTCCTGCGGGGCCGGAGAGCGACGACGCCGAGCAGGAAGCGGTTGCCGCGCTGGTGGCGCTGGGCTATAAACCTCAGGAAGCCAGTCGGATGGTGAGCAAAATCGCCCGTCCGGACGCCAGCAGTGAAACATTGATCCGCGAAGCGCTCCGCGCGGCGCTATGA
- the ruvB gene encoding Holliday junction branch migration DNA helicase RuvB: MIEADRLISAESTLPEDVADRAIRPKLLEEYIGQPQVRSQMEIFIQAAKLRGDALDHLLIFGPPGLGKTTLANIVANEMGVNLRTTSGPVLEKAGDLAAMLTNLEPHDVLFIDEIHRLSPVVEEVLYPAMEDYQLDIMIGEGPAARSIKIDLPPFTLIGATTRAGSLTSPLRDRFGIVQRLEFYQVPDLQHIVGRSARHMGLEMSDEGALEVARRARGTPRIANRLLRRVRDYAEVKHDGTISADIAAQALDMLNVDAEGFDYMDRKLLLAVIDKFFGGPVGLDNLAAAIGEERETIEDVLEPYLIQQGFLQRTPRGRIATTRAWSHFGITPPEMP; encoded by the coding sequence ATGATTGAAGCAGACCGTCTGATTTCCGCTGAAAGCACGTTGCCAGAAGATGTGGCAGACCGTGCGATTCGGCCAAAATTACTGGAAGAGTATATCGGCCAGCCGCAGGTGCGTTCGCAGATGGAAATCTTCATCCAGGCGGCGAAGCTGCGCGGCGACGCGCTGGATCATCTGCTGATCTTCGGCCCGCCGGGCCTTGGGAAAACGACGCTGGCAAACATTGTTGCCAATGAAATGGGCGTTAACCTGCGCACCACCTCTGGCCCGGTGCTGGAGAAAGCGGGCGACCTGGCGGCAATGCTCACCAACCTTGAACCGCACGATGTGCTGTTTATCGACGAGATTCACCGCCTGTCGCCGGTTGTGGAAGAAGTGCTCTATCCGGCAATGGAAGACTACCAGCTGGATATCATGATTGGCGAGGGCCCGGCTGCGCGCTCAATTAAAATCGATCTGCCACCGTTCACCTTGATTGGTGCTACCACCCGCGCGGGTTCGCTGACCTCACCGCTGCGCGATCGTTTCGGTATCGTCCAGCGTCTGGAGTTCTACCAGGTGCCTGATTTGCAGCACATCGTCGGGCGTAGCGCCCGCCATATGGGGCTGGAAATGAGCGACGAAGGTGCTCTGGAGGTTGCCCGTCGCGCGCGCGGTACGCCGCGTATCGCTAACCGCCTGCTCCGGCGCGTGCGCGACTACGCTGAAGTCAAGCATGACGGCACTATCTCGGCCGACATCGCCGCGCAGGCGCTGGATATGCTGAACGTCGACGCCGAAGGCTTTGACTATATGGACCGCAAGCTGCTGCTGGCGGTGATTGATAAGTTCTTTGGTGGGCCGGTTGGGTTGGACAACCTGGCGGCGGCAATCGGTGAAGAGCGCGAAACCATTGAGGACGTGCTGGAGCCGTATCTGATTCAGCAGGGTTTTTTGCAGCGTACCCCGCGTGGGCGCATCGCAACGACGCGCGCGTGGAGCCACTTTGGCATCACGCCGCCGGAAATGCCTTAG
- the znuB gene encoding zinc ABC transporter permease subunit ZnuB, with amino-acid sequence MIEILLPGWLAGMMLACAAGPLGSFVVWRRMSYFGDTLAHASLLGVAFGLLLDVNPFYAVIAVTLLLAGGLVWLEKRPHLAVDTLLGIMAHSALSLGLVVVSLMSNIRVDLMAYLFGDLLAVTPQDLISIALGVIVVLGILFWQWRSLLSMTISPDLAFVDGVKLQRVKLLLMLVTALTIGVAMKFVGALIITSLLIIPAATARRFARTPEQMAGIAVVVGMIAVTGGLTFSAFYDTPAGPSVVLCAALLFILSMTRKAAA; translated from the coding sequence ATGATTGAAATTTTACTTCCCGGCTGGCTGGCCGGAATGATGCTGGCATGCGCGGCGGGCCCTCTGGGCTCGTTTGTCGTCTGGCGCCGGATGTCCTACTTTGGCGATACCCTCGCCCATGCCTCGCTGCTGGGAGTGGCGTTCGGCCTGCTGCTGGACGTTAACCCTTTCTATGCGGTCATCGCCGTCACGCTGCTGCTGGCCGGTGGTCTGGTGTGGCTAGAGAAGCGCCCTCACCTCGCGGTGGATACGCTTCTCGGCATTATGGCGCACAGCGCGCTGTCGCTCGGCCTGGTGGTCGTCAGCCTGATGTCGAATATCCGCGTCGACCTGATGGCCTACCTGTTCGGCGATCTGCTAGCGGTTACGCCGCAGGATCTGATCTCGATTGCGCTCGGCGTCATCGTGGTGCTGGGTATTTTGTTCTGGCAGTGGCGCAGCCTGCTGTCGATGACCATCAGCCCGGATTTAGCGTTTGTCGACGGCGTGAAGCTCCAGCGGGTTAAACTACTGCTGATGCTGGTGACGGCGCTGACCATCGGCGTGGCGATGAAGTTTGTCGGCGCGTTGATTATTACGTCACTGCTGATTATCCCCGCGGCGACGGCGCGACGTTTTGCGCGTACGCCGGAACAAATGGCGGGTATTGCCGTCGTGGTAGGGATGATTGCGGTAACGGGTGGGCTGACCTTCTCGGCGTTTTACGATACGCCGGCCGGGCCTTCCGTCGTGCTGTGCGCGGCGCTGCTGTTTATCCTGAGCATGACCCGCAAAGCGGCCGCCTGA